The genomic region cggggtccggagccgatcccagaagcaatgggcacgaggcagggaacaacccaggatggggggccagctcatcgcagggcacactcacacaccatgcactcacacatgcacacctacgggcaatttagcaacaccaattagcctcagcatgtttttggactgtggggggaaaccggagtacccggagaaaaccccacgacgacatggggagaacatgcaaactccgcacacatgtgacccaggcggagactcgaacccgggtcccagaggtgtgaggcaacagtgctaaccactgcaccaccatgccgcctcgaATGGCTAAATTGTCCTTCTAAATACAACAAAACTGATGATGAGCATCTCTGACTGATTCCAGAAACACCACGTAACACACCTTTCCAGTAATGCCCAATGTCAACCTGTATTTGTTTTCCCTCTATTTTAAGTGTGGAAAAAGCGGGGCTTGTAATTACCTGTCACACTAACGgaagcaaagaacaggaaaactACATGAACGTTCCCACAGGTGCTAGCTTTATGTAGCAGGCCTTTACATTACCAAACCTGCTACAGGGTTGATTGCTGGAAAAGACTTTTTGTCAGTTTAGGTAGTTACTGTACATTGTGTAAATCTGTCAGATAAACAGCCCAAAACATAAATGAAGTTCAATACATAATACTTGTATAGATGCATAAATATGTTCTAAGCCTTCATCAACTGTTAACATTATGCTGTTGAATCCATGTATAAGCATCACAGGTTTGTTTTAAACATCAAAATTCATTTATTTGGCAATAAATAcacatattaaaataaatgttgAACAAGGGAAACCTGTCAGACCTTTTTAAATTGTCTGGCAAAAAAGATGATGACATTCATTGGTCACATCACAGCACGactgcaaaaacaaacagatgattCAAGTGTTTGGACCCAACATGCAAGCGAATCTAGCAGCGACACACCTACGACACAGCTTGGCAGGAGAGAAGTGCTTTGTGGCAAATATTTTCTAGCAACTCTACCAGCGGAACAGACTCGCCAGCTGTTCAGTTCAACACTAAGACAAAGGTCACAAAATGATTAATGACTTTTAAAAACAGTTGCTTTGTATTCAGATTGCTAAGGTTTTGCTCACATGGTCCAGTACTGAGCATATGTGCAACACGACGCAGGTTCGGGGAAACTGCACAAGGTTTGGGGCTGTTCTACTCAACACATGCCTGTAGATCTACAGCAAACGTTCCAGTCAGTCTCTTTGGCTAGATCTAAAACCAGGCTAAAACTACACATTTCTCAAATACACAAATCTACAACTACAAAGTGCATTGTATAAGTATTTGTTCTTTTGATAGCAGCCTATTTTGGATCCTTGGCAAAAACATCTAacagtatattattattatttatattactgTCGATGACAAACCATAATGCACACTCTGAAtgaggtccccccccccttatctCAGTGAGGCAGTCTGCCTATattgcagaagaaaaaaaaatcactacagTGGATGGTATCAGTTAATCTAATAAATAGGTGACAAACTTCTGTCATAAATCCACAGCTTGGTAGACTCTCAGAAATAATCGTGTTCCAGCTTTATAGCTGTGCAAGGAATAAATATCAAAATGTCTTCATCACACTACACTTCATCACTCAGAACGTTTCAAGGCAATCATAAGATTTTGTCACATAAATAACTTTAAAAaacgacacaaacacacacccgcACAAGATTGTAAATTACTAAAACTTATTCTGCATTTTTGGTAAATGCTCAGTGACTTACAAGTGAGTTTCCATACGAAAACAAAATTAAGGAGAGCTTAGTGACTCAGTGTTTAAAATGTTGATTCCAGGTAGCGATTCCTGAAACACAACATAGTCCGAAAACAGAGGTGTATTCACACATGTAGTTAGAGtgaaatttaaaaacaaatttaaaatgtaatactgGCTTGGAAAAtaaatttttaaaatacataGAAACTGCAGCCTAGTGTTAGACCTTCCAGACCTCAACCTTCTCGGCCACCACACACCAGTTGGCATGATCAAAATAGCTCTGAAGGACGTGGAGCTCCTCGACGTGCTTCTCGATGAGCTCAAGAAGCTCCCCCTCTCTGAATACGTGGTAGTAGCGCAGGCAGGAGCCCCGAGCTTCGGTGTTGCGCCATTCATTCATCTCCTCTCCAAGGCGCTCTGTGCTGCCTGACCACCGTGAGGAGCTCTCCAATGGGCCTACAGGCTGCTCAGTCCTGGTGGCCCCTGTGGAGCTCTCCTTCTGATGCGTGATCAGGTCCGGCAGGGGCACGGACCCACAGCCATGCATGATGGTGCCAGAAGATACTGGCTTCTCTGGGCCGACGCCAGCGTTGGTACCATCGTCGGTGCCATTGTCGATCCTCTCTGGTTGGTTCCCGAGGTCTGTCGTCGAGCCGAAAACATCGTCCTCGGAGCTGTACCGCGATGAGGAGGAGAAGAGGCTGGAGACCTGCCTGATGAGACCCATCCCGCGGGCACGTCGGCTGGTTCTCGATGTATCCAGCACACCAACCTCAGCACAGGATTTGTTGAACTCCCTGCTGCAGGTCCTGGATACGGCCAGGCTCCCAAAGTCCAGCACCGAGTCCAGCGACCTGGAGAAGGACCATCGTCTCCTGGTGCTCTGGTGGGCCCCCGCGGCAGTGTCCTCGTCATCTACCACAGAGGATGTGCTTTTCACCTTCCTGTGCTTGTCGCTATCGCTGCCATCCTGGCGGTGTGCTTCAGAGCCCATCTCGCCAGCAGAGGTAGGGCCGGGGGGGTTTGGGTTCCACGGGATGAAAACATCCTGCTTCTGGAACCTGCGCCGCTTCTGCTCCATGGCCCAGACGTAGATCATGAGGCGACCACCGACGCGCAGTGTGCGGGCCATCTCCTTTACTGCCCTGATGCGCCGCTCTTTGGTAGACAAGTGGTGGATGActgagaaaaacaaaaatcgCTTTTCataaaagcctgcaattatcaaTCTGTAATGACCTACTGGCTCAAAAACGGGCTGGACATCTGAGCTCCATAGAAATCAATGAACAAAAATATTCTGCAAACTGATCTCAATGCAGCAAACATTTGCAATGTTTATTACAAACATTTTATACTAagtcatttaaaatgtaatctGATATCCATGCAGCTGGACCAGGACTGAAGTAAGTCATGTAAAACATCTAAGTACCTGAGCGTGTAACAGGACTTATAGGGACATTGCCAAAAGCTGATTTACTTAATCACAATGCCACCTGTAGGCCAAAACTAGAATTGTTTATGTTACACACACGTAAATACAAGTTATGTCCCGTTTCAGACAATGAAATGTGGAAAAAGCACACAAGGTGCAGATTTCTTCTGTCGTACCATAAATCAGATCAGTGCAATAGTCCTCAAACAGAAACATGCCTGTTCTGGGAATTAGCTATTGTTGCCAGGTGACCGTGCCAGCTAGGAAACTGTTGCCCTCTGTATTACTGCCTGTGACCTGGTAAGTTGTCCCGTTTTGTCACTCCAGGCATATGAGACTGTTTAAACAGCACAATAATGAGCTAGGATAAGCTCTGCCTCCTGATCACACAGTGTCTAAATAAAGGGTGCCAACACATGCATGGGATTGAGTCTGCATTATGAATAATCCTTGCAGCTAAAATGTCCAACAAAGCAGCCTTGGATAATCTCACCCCGTGAATCTGTATCTATCCTATTACATCATATTTAAGCAACAGCACTGTGTATGGCTGATACATTGCCTTCCGAGTAAACCTTTGTACAAACCATGATAACCACAACTTCTCCTCAAGcagaccaaaaaaaataaatacataaaaaaaaaatcaatcctcTTGCTCATTCCTCGTGTACAATTAAGTTAGTGGTGGTTTTGAGGATCAGGAGTCAATTTGTACTGTGTGTTATTACCACAGATCACATTTCATCAGAGGTGTAAAGCCTGTGAATTATTGTATGCTAATCCTGGGGACTAAGGAAGGCTCATCAGGTGGTGAATACAGTAATCCCCCCTTATCTGCGACTGCCGTTAGCCGACACCGCCAATAATAGCAAACCATCTGCTGGCCCCATACATAACACGATTTTCGTGTATTTACATGTGGTAAATGATACATTACACACATTAAGACATTACCAACATTAACTACAGTAATAAGTACAAAATTACATtgcacattattatacagtgcTGTATAGTACCGTACTCAAATAAAAAGGGATTCTCACGTTTCAGCCTAATTCAATGAAAAAATACCATGTATCAAGGTATGGCAGAGCAATACAAATCATGCTTTTTATACCCCTCAAAGGACTGTTACGCATCTTGCAATTCTTCTTTTCAAACAGGGATAAACTGTGGATACGGGGGCACTAATGAACAAAAAATAAGTGACCTTGAACAGAATCTGATGAGTAGAATGACTCTGTGTAGCTGGTATGGCTTGTGTTGCTGTTGCCTACCCTGGATAGTTACTATAGTGATACTTCACTAATCCTcggaggaaattctcttttcgctCTGGCCCATTCTGCTCTCCATACTGGGGAAAGCAGGTTTGGGGGTCACAGCAAAGGGTCACAGCAAGACCCAGGGAGCTAGGGGTTAATGATCTTTCTCAATGGCCCAAGGACATGTAAATATTATGTGAAGGCTGAGCTGAGACCGGCGATCTTCTTATCACAGGCATTGAGCCTTTGCCcgctgagccccccccctccccccccgaatGGCAGAGAGGATGGTACCTGAGATGGAGAGAATGGCATCAAAGCAACCCTCTCTGAATGGCAGCCGCAAGCCATCGCACACCTGGACCTCGTGTCCCTTGCAGCGTGCcgcttccaccagggggcgacacACATCACAGCCGAGCTTGAATATGTCCTCATTGATGTGGAGGTATCTTCCATTGCCGCAACCTGAAATAGTGAAATCAACCACGTCATTCTTTAAACAGATGTTGCACTGATACATTGTAGAGTAAGTCAAATTAGGAAAGCAAGGTAGTATATTGGGATTGGGAGAAATGCCATTGCAGGGTGGATTATCTGTACACTCATTCATTGCCTTATACAGCCCAATGGGAACTAAGAAACTATTGCTGGGTTAAACTGATCAATTACAGATTATATACAATAATTCCTCCCACCAAGGATTTCTACAATTACTAATGAGAGCATAGGAAATTAATTCAAGCCAGAGTATCCTTCCAGGATATGGAAGTGATGAATATTGTAATGCATTTaaggggcagttcaccccaaaactgaaatatCTATGTTGTAGAGGGACTTTAgcgctatctatccatctatgtcattctgctggaAGTCACTTAGTTTACAAGATATCAGCCATAGAAAATGTCAGGCTTTGCTCAAATATGGGACATTTGAAAAATTGTAATATCTCCGCCAGAAATCATGACCCGGTTACTCAAGATAATCCACAGACTTTGATGTGAGCAGTTTAATGTTGGAACTATTTTATTTACCGAACTCTGAGTTTTGTAGAATAAAAGCTATTTATACATTAAACTGCTCACTACAAAATCTGTGGATTATCTTCAATAACTGGgtcatgatttctggtaagacaTACTGCTGCTGCATGTTTGAAATGAATTCTTCTGGTGCTTTAATCACCACAgaaacattacattacatttgagTGAAGTCTGACATTTCTACGGTAGATATCTCCAAAACTGGGCGACTCCCAGCAGAACCTAGATGAATAGATGGCACAAAAGCCCATCTGGAACAACACATTGTATAAGATTGCCAGAAGAACTTTATTTTTGGATAATGGGGGTCTAACGTGAATAAAATTATGTGTCAATGAATTAGTGGTTAAGAGCCTTCAGAACTCTATGTCAGCTGCCATGGTTTGGACACGGAGAAGCGGGGAATCAAGACAGCAAACACGTCACAACTTGTACAAAAGGACTAACAGGGTTGCCTCATGTACTTTCACTGTAAAAGCAAATTTGTTATTCAAATGAGTATAACTGAACATGTTCGACTGGCAGTCTAGCGAACTGCTTAAGGCGAGAACAATCTGTTTCCTTAACCAATGGCGGAAAAAAACGGCACAGAGCAGGAGACTGCTGGAGACACCGCCGTACCGTTAGGGTGGGTTACAGTGCTATGCAAATATTTATCTTTCAGCTCTCTTCATGTAAAACGGCAAATGttcttgggaggggggggtcacacaccCACGTCTGCTATTATGCTTCCAGGTTCCTGTTCCAGGAGGAACTGTCGGACCTTGGGCCAGGCTTTGTAACGGCTGTCGTTGAAGTAGGGCGCAACCTTTTCGTAGACGCTGTGGACGTGGTCCCTCTCCAGCTGGCTCGCGGCCTCCTCCATGGCTGCACCCCGCCGAGCCGCTGTCACAAACCCGTTTTATGGCGTTTCAGTGCTGTGAAACATCACACACGTTGCTTTAATGTTATCAGATTGAATGAAAGTGTCCATGGGGCAAAGTGACATATGCATGATCTGTAGCACTATTTCCCAATAtgaaggaagcaaaaacgtggacagtctggcaggaagctggaagggagcaaaaacttggactgtctgtgggttccctagaaccaggttgggaaacactgatctacagCATTTACACAGTTTGGCATATACTGGGCTTTCACCAGGACAACAAGAacgttaaaacatttttaaatggccCCCTGGGATTTGGCATTTCGTGCTACTTGTGGACATTCAGACATCCGTATGAATGAATCACCACTGTCCACTGCAGTCACGTCAATATGATTAAAGCCAGCCGAAATGCGTTCAATGGTGTGCCCAGTGACATCCTTTGAGTTCTCTCATCAACAAACCACTTGAGTTCATAGACCAAAGGGGGACTCCTGCCTTCAGTGCTCCTTGTTAGCAGCTTttggaagcaaaacaaaaaGATAATTCACAGCAATGTACCAACCTCTACGCTAGGCGAGTggggtgctgggtggctaggAATCAGATATAAGGCAACCTAGGTTTGGACATTGGATAGTCAACTGATTACCCCTCAGGGACTCCGACAAATAATCAGAACAAAACCCTATGAAGGAAAGCCATCTAACGCTCACCTGGTCACACTTATTACTATGATATCTCTGAAAATGTCTAATGGCTGTTTCCAGATCATTTGCTAAACTTAAATGCACTGGTCTTGCAGACCAGCCATCACTGGCAGGAAAGGCATCCCTTCTACCCTGGGCGTAGTTTTGCTTTCCTGCCTGTTAGGCTGTGCTTACCGATCCAAGTCTGAGGGTGTGGCTGCCCAGAATCCCTGACTTCTCCCAAGGCTGCATGCTGTTTGTTTGCCAAACGCAAAGTCCTTCCGGCCTGACACTACAATGGAGTGCATTTGGCTACACCACCTGACCATCTGTTTTTCTGAAAAGCACATTGATCTGAGATAATAACCAATGTCATCTGACAAACAATACAGTCTAGTGAGGGCATTCAGTTCGGTTTCATATTAACTTACACGGCAGAGAAAACAGCAAGCCACCATTAATATTCATACTAATTAAATTTGTGGAAATAGCGAGTCATGTAAAAACATGGCTATCTAAGCAAGACTATAGGTGTGCAAGTTCCTTCCAGTTAAAAGTAGGCAGTAATCACAGACAACGGATGCTACAGGTGCAATATCATCAATATTAACAAGTCAAATTAATCAACAAAATGCATAAAAAAGCTTGAGGCTTCATATTTGCGTTCTCTCTATTATACCGTTTTTTAGAATCTGTGATTACATAATGATTGTGCCTGTTAGATTTAAGTTGTGCTTGTTTTTGTGAAACAAAGACACTTCCACGGACTCACCAAACACCCTGACCATATTATAAATGTGGCTCCTCCATTAGAGGGAACTGAATTCTAACACATGGCTTTTGTTGTACAGTAATATACATTGGCTATCACACAAAAGGATGCTACCAACTATCCGAGCTCAAAAGAGTGATAGGCTGACAACCCAAAATGGCCACTTTGTCTTCTTAACATCCACTATAAGCCAACCAAATGCTCGAAGAACTAAAACCTTTTTCACCCAGGTGTCGATGCAAGTAGTTTAAATGGATTTACAAAGGCTTATCTGTCCATTTTCATGAGCTGTTTATACCAGAAAAAGCACGGCATTAAATATATACACCCTAAACACACAAGTAGCAATGCAGAAGGCTCCTTAATGGACCAGAGGGGCAGTGCTGCAAATGTGGGATCATGCTGGAGTGCACTACATTTACATGAGGAAAAATAGCTGCAGACAGTGCTAGTTTCAGGCCTACAAGTCCGCCAAAATGGTTGCCATAGGAGATGTTAGCATAAGCTACACATGCTGCCAGACTGAAATCCAAAGCATTTTCGTTTTTCCTACCCACCCAAAGCTGGCACAAGCTCTCTGCCCATTGGTCAGGGTCAAAACAGACACAATGTGTGCAGCCCTCAACCAGCATGCGGCGCATGGAGGCGGCAGACCGGCGGTggcagctttgcacagccatctccaggacaagCAAGACAAGGGGTAGATGTGGATAACCCAGCCAGACGCTGGCCTCAGAGCCGGGGGCAGCTGCCAGCAGGCAGTGGCGACATGACGCGTCAAGCTTCCTTCAGATATTTCACGATGCGTCCTCCTCAGTAAGATTTGGAGCTAAGGTACAGCAttactcacagtgtacaatggggcCTCCCTAAATTAAAGGACAGTCTAATTAAATGAGCGTTTATGGCATGTGCAGACCTCACACTCTCAGGGGCCTTGCGGTTGACACCAGAAACATTCAGGAAGATGACAAGGCAGGAGACAGAGCTCATGCAGACATAACAGTCTTCCCAAGAACAAAGTGTTAATTCATGCTGTTTTTATATAGAACTATTTTTGAAGGAATGCATAATTGAAAAAATTAATCTTCCCCAAAACAGACAATAAGCGAGCAAGGTGAATCCTTGAGTGGGGATTCAGGTTTGATGAAACACCGAGTTCCTCTGAACATGTTGAACAATAAAGCCAGCAGGCTTTAAACAAAGGAATAGCTGGCTGAAGACTCACAATTCTAAGGTGTGTTTCAGTCTCCAAACATGTTTTTTTCGCACATCCAGAGAGATCTATGGGGTTGGCTGGGCTTTAGAGTGGATGAAAGAAAACGTGCGAAGGAAAAACAAATTGTGGTATTTCAGTAAAATGCTAAGCTGacccatctacggaacataacCATACCTTCACCTTTGATTTACCATACAATTCTGTCCTTTGCTGGCAGCTGGTTGACCTCTGTCTGTCTCCTGTGTAGACTGCAAACACAGCACAGTCCTTCCCGGGCTGAAGTGCACACTGTCAGAATTCACTGACACGGGTGTCCATCCTCCAATGGCGTATTAACAAGCATCAAAATTCAGCACTGAAAACCTCTGGAGGGTCCAGCCATTCACGAGGAATGCTGTGAATGCGAGAAGCGCTTACCTTATCACACTGGAGACGTCTCTTCCCCCACCAATGTATAGAGAGACGTGAACAAGCATGCTGAACCCTGCGCAGCTACGTACTGTCAAACGTATGCCTTGACGAATGAGGACGACCCTGGTTTTTCGAATGCAATTACAGATTCAGCTTCAGGCAGTGGTGGCAATGCCACTGTAaaggcggggaggggggaggtggggaTTATGCAACGTCCTCCCTGTTGGCTTCTGCTCAGAATCCTGTCTGAGGCTACTCTCTGTTCAACAGAATGCAAAAAACCAACGGTCAAAGGGAATTACATAAGATTGGCGCAGTGATTGCTGCACGACAGGAATGAAACCTGTCCAGAGGAGAACGGCCAGTAAAATTATTCAGGATGAACACAAAGACATCTGAAGATGCATCTCAAACAAAGTGGTAATCTTATTCATCCCTGCAGACTACTTATTTTTAGAAAGAATTCCTATTACCCTTTAATAAAGAATCCCAGCCTACCATTCAGCTGACTAGAACAGTGTTGAGATTGCAAGATTTAATAAGGAGTGTAAGAGCTTGCGTTGGCAGAAATTATGGGTTCTTATTTCTGTAACGGACAGAAAAACACGCGCCCTCCCCCGCAAGCAGCAATCCACAATGCAGCATGTCATGACACAAACAATTTAgagtacaattattattttttttttaaaaaaaggtcatTTAGAAAACAAATAATCTTTATATATTGCACATATGCATTTTCATAGAAATGTGGGATTTCATTCTCAGGCTATGGGCTGTACAGATGGGCCAGTCTGACAGGCCTGGACTTCCAGCAAATAAACAGCTTATTTGCTGTTAAAAGCAAAAGAGTAAATTAATGAAGACATTTTGCTTTGTCAATTTTGGCATCACCTAGACTTAAGCTACACAAACATCAAGATCTGAAAAATTGTGCGAAATCCCCTATAATGAGTTATCATGTATCATATTGGGGTTATAAAGGATTATATTTGACCaatattggggaaaaaaaacaggtaacaTTATGGTCTACAAAATCTATTCATCCAGATAAAACCAAGCAGCTGCTGTTTAGAACAATTCTGGCAACTGACGGCCTTATATCTACATAGCAACTATCACTGTCCAAACAGCAAGTACCAAAAATGCATACAGTAAGCAGTAGAACACTAATATGTGATTTCTCATTTACAAGGAGTAACTTGTTTACTACATGAATGCCATGTTGTAAAACTCCTACCACCACCTGCACATAGAGGTAAAATCATGAGAGCAAGGAAGGTCTACAGGGTGAAGCAGCAGCAAGCACTGCCTGTGGGCCATATACCTTATGCTAACCGTAGACTAGAAGACTATGAAAAGACTGAAGTCTGACACCCTCTCAGATATAAAGATAATGTGTCATTagagtttttttccccactatCATTTCGCAAAGACTGGGGATCTTGCAGG from Brienomyrus brachyistius isolate T26 chromosome 17, BBRACH_0.4, whole genome shotgun sequence harbors:
- the trmt9b gene encoding probable tRNA methyltransferase 9B, encoding MEEAASQLERDHVHSVYEKVAPYFNDSRYKAWPKVRQFLLEQEPGSIIADVGCGNGRYLHINEDIFKLGCDVCRPLVEAARCKGHEVQVCDGLRLPFREGCFDAILSISVIHHLSTKERRIRAVKEMARTLRVGGRLMIYVWAMEQKRRRFQKQDVFIPWNPNPPGPTSAGEMGSEAHRQDGSDSDKHRKVKSTSSVVDDEDTAAGAHQSTRRRWSFSRSLDSVLDFGSLAVSRTCSREFNKSCAEVGVLDTSRTSRRARGMGLIRQVSSLFSSSSRYSSEDDVFGSTTDLGNQPERIDNGTDDGTNAGVGPEKPVSSGTIMHGCGSVPLPDLITHQKESSTGATRTEQPVGPLESSSRWSGSTERLGEEMNEWRNTEARGSCLRYYHVFREGELLELIEKHVEELHVLQSYFDHANWCVVAEKVEVWKV